The Xiphias gladius isolate SHS-SW01 ecotype Sanya breed wild chromosome 17, ASM1685928v1, whole genome shotgun sequence genome includes the window TTCCATCCTTATTAAGTCAGATGAAGATGCTGACAATGAGCATCTCCTTTAATAGCCCATTTACAAAGTACAGATCTAATTGACTTTCATCAAGCTAAAGCAAGCAGGGAAAAAAGGGTCATTGAACACTGCTGTCCATGCTTTTACCAAATGTGCACTGCAGTTGTGCACATTTCATTTAGCAGCCTGGGATCTCATGGGGGATTTAATGCACCTAATAATATCTCAAAAGCATTTTCTACACATCACTTCAGCAGTGAAAGGTTACAACTCTCAAATACGACCTCCTCCAATAGCCAACCAATGCTCACTGTGTCAAGCTCAAGCACAAGTTAAATGATTGCAAAGGGGAGGAGGGATATGGGATGAAAGCCTGTCAGGgtaggagggagaggaaagaggaagaaaaagaaggaacgAACAAACGAGTGTAGGAGGGAGGGGGATGAAGTATAAAGACAGGATAGAAATTAAATGCTCGGGGCATTTATGTGCTTTTATAGGAAAAAAGCAAGGTACAAATTAGGCCACACTCAATTAAGTCTGTGAGACTTGTGCTCAAGGGACTTTCAGCTCTTAGGTTGTTGACAATCCAGCCAGCAACATACAATGGCCTAATGTACTGTCAGGGTGGAGCACAACCATATGGCaatttctcctctcttcactcttctcttttcttctcttctccactcttctcttctcttctcttctcttctcttccttctcttctccctcatTCTCAACTTTCTATCTCACATGCACCATCCACAGCATTAATGCACATGCTCAGTTAATGGCTTTCTGGTCACATCATATGCTTtataccagaaaaaaaaacacaactacatACTGTAACTCCAAGTAATTTAAGAGCTCATGAGCAAGGGGACTTTAAATTTAGAAACAAACTATATCGCATTTTGAATATGAAGTCTGGCCTTTTGTGATGAAAAATCGAATATGTGgtattggatttttttctatataaCCGCCTCTAAAATACCCAGCGTCCGCTGTGTTCACCCAGAGCTCCTATTCAACAACAGCCAATCCAGagaataaactgtattttttatcgTACACCCAATAttgagtgaaatgaaaacagcaggaCAAGTGAGGTTAATGAGTTGCCACAGATGTGCTTTCCACATGGGTTTTCAACTTCCACACTAAGACTAATGATTGGGATCTATTTTCCAAAAAAGTGTGCAGGCTCGTTGGAGTGCTGGCTCACTTCCAAAGACAAGTGCAGACCACAGAACCATAATCTACAAGGGGCCAGCAGTGTAACTCCGATCAGCTGCAGCTTGTTGAAATTTAACGTAAGGggaactgaaattaaaaaggaTAGAAATGTCTGTACACTTCCACACAATTTCCCcatttttgtcctcttttttttgtctcagtctttttgtctttgtcatgcctcttactctctctctctgtctttgttcagtgtctctcaccctctctgCTCCTGAGGCTAGAGCTTGGTGGCAACTGTAGCGTGATGTAATGTGAGCAAGAGGAACCTGTGAGTGCTCGGAAGAGGGCCAAGTAAACATCCTCCCCCTCTCGGCCCTTGCATGACCAATTTCAAAAAGGACATTTATTCCCAATTAATTCAGCTCCACCACAGTGGAGGAGGAATAGAGATAATGAAGCAAggttaaaatatactgtaattactgtgttTGCCTGTTTTCCTGCAGAAGATTGTATTTTAAGGACAAGTCTGTGCAGTTTAAACCAATCAGAGTGAAGTAAATGAAAACGAAAAGTATGCTTGCTTAAAGTTTGCAGAGCTAGACTCACACTGGGGTTAAGCAGTGGGTGGCGAGTCcataaatatagaaaatgttcagttgagtttttgatactttattGAGTTTTGAGAGCTAAAATCTTAGTGAGAAGAAAAACTTGATAAAACGCATGCAACATGTAAAAGTAAGACTCATCAGAAACTGGTAGACACTACACCATAATGGATGGTACATCAGAGTCACAGCTTTAAAAATTCCTAACTGTCTTGTTCTGTTTGGTGAATTGACCTAATTTACATTTCCCCCCACATTATAGTCATATTTTAATTCCAAGTAATTGCAATCATGCAAAATGTCAACTGAGAAGACTTCTTTATCTACAAAAATAAAGCCTTACCTAACTGCAAGACTTTTTTGTTGCAATTTTTGGCAGCTAAAAAGAGAATGGTCATGAATTTTCTAAATGTCTCCATTCCAACAGTAATGTAATgtgttcctctcctcccttttcacttcaaacattttgaaaatagaCTTGAAACTTGCATTGGTATTCATACAGCATACGAGTAAAGTGAATTTAAAGAAATCTTACCAAACACAGTCCGAGCTGGAACTGATTCCTTATTAATCCAGAAAGAGACTTGGGCCAGGATAACAGTCATAATACAGGGAATGTAAGTCTGAATCAGGAAGAATCCCATTTTTCTTTGTAGATGGAAGTGGACGGTCATGATCACATATTCACCTGAGACAGTAAACACATGATATTTGTGTTCCCATTGGTCACAAATCAGAAATTCATTGATACATAGGTGGACTAACTCATATAAcatctttccaaaaatgtaaaatatccattttgtgcaaaaatggtGATACTGATATGTACTGTTTTGTCAGTGATATAATGGATAAAATCTACAATAATACTTAAAGGTTTTAATACAACATTGTATCTTATTAAAGATACCTTGTTTTGCAATTAAAGCCTTCATATCACAAATTTTTCCCTGatcaatctacacttaataccccataatgacaaagcgaaaacagaagtttagaaatgtttgcaaatttattaaaaatgaaaaactgaaatatcacattgacataagtattcagaccctttgctatggcACTTAAAATTTAGCTTTCActtgcctcccatttctcttgataaTCTTTGAGCTGACAATGCTTATCAGAGCATAAGCCAGACCATTAGGtggaaggaactgcctgcagagctcagagacaggattgtgttgaggcacagatctggggaaggcaacaaaaacaattctactgcattgaaggttcccaagagcacagtggcatctataattcttcaatggaagatgcttggaacaaccaggactcttcctagagctggcctCCCAGCCAAACTCAGGGGAGAAGGGCCATgataagagaggtgaccaatAACCAAacggtcactctggctgagctcaggagatcctgtgtggagatgggggGAACTTCAAGAAGGACaatcatcactgcagcactccactgtTCAGGGCTTTATCACAGAGCgaccagacagaagcctctcctcagtgaaagacgcatgaaagcttgtttggagtttgcaaataagcacctaaaggactgcgaaacaagattctctgatctgatgaaattgattgaactgtttggcctcaattctaagcgtcatgtctggaggaaaccaggtaTCGTTAATCACCTGGCCCAACAGTGGGGGTGTctttcagcagcaggaacagggAGACTGCTCAGATTTGAGgcaaagctgaacagagcaaagtacagagatatccttgatgaaaacctggtccacaGCGCTAAGGACCTCATACTTggccaaaggttcaccttccaacaagacaatgaccctaagaacacagccaagacaacagaggagtggcttagggaacACTGTGAATGTCCTGGAGTGGCCctgccagagccctgacttggACCCAATCGAACAACTCTGGAGAGATCTGAAAATGGcaccgacggtccccatccaacctgacagagcttgagaggatctgcaaaGAGGAATGGCAgaaatccaggtgtgcaaagcttgttgccTCATACCCATGAAaactcgaggctgtaatcgaTGCCgaaggtgcttcaactaagtactgagtaaagggtctgaatacttatgtagatgtgatatttcagtttttcctttttagtaaatttgcaaaattcagtttttcGCTTTGCCATTATggagtattgagtgtagattgatgagggaaaaatgtatttaaatgatttttagcataaggctacaacagaacataaaaagtgaaggggtctgaatactttctgaatgcactgtaactGCAGACCACACTCAAACATGTAGCTTCAAACTGTGAAAGGGAAACCTGAGAATCTAATCTCAACACATACTAAACATCGGATTGGATTTAGCACAGTTCTGAGCACATTTAGAGTCTTTACTCACCTGTATTGGACTTTAGCCTCTCGCTTGAAACTGTTTGACCGATGAGGTCGTACTGCAGCAAACTGGATGATTCCTGTGGCACCTCGACAGAAGAAAGAGGACCTTTCTTCCATGTGTACACAATCTCACTGATGGGGTAAGCATCTAGACAGGATGAATGAAGAATTTTGTTAAAACCTGGACATCCACCATTTTGTAAAcgtgttcttttccttctttctttttaaaatattttaaggaATAGTGCAAAGTGCAAAGAAACTGACACTTTGAGAGAATAACAGCTGCTTCCTGGTTTGCGGTTTTCAAAACATACTTCATGGTGTGAACTCCCAAAAATAACGATAAACTGAAACATTATCAATATCTTTGACTTGACTTctcatattttttgaaaaaaattgaaaccaTCATTAAAGGGGACATGAGCAAATTAGTAATGTTATTGTTGGTACAAAATGACGAGAGTTACAGAtaacatttagattttattgttttgataatTTCAACACTTTTGTTAGCCTGGTCCTCTATACACTTTACACATATTGAATGAGGAACTCCTGGcatagatttctttttttggtaaACCTTTATAATACAGCCTGCTTCTAACTGTGTAGTTAAAGAGGAAATATGAGTCATACAAAGCCACACATTATTGTAGAGCCTACATAACTTATTATTAccatgtaattaaaaataattaaaataccaATTACTAGGTTCTTAAttgaacattaaaaattaactaTGTTTGATCCACTTTCAtctatatttttacattactttattATAGTTTTTCCTCCTTGTAGGAAAGTAGAAACCTTCCGTTTCTATAAACTCGAGAAaggcatgtttgttttctactcCAGTGTATCTGttatgagctgctgcagtgccCTTATTCCAAAACATACAATGAAGTCGAAGACATTATACTAAATCCCTGCAGTGTGCGTGTAGTTACCCTCCACTCTTGTATACCGTATTTTTTCTCTAAACACAACAGTAGCATTTGTTAATGAGCAAAACtacaacatacatttttttattacacagtAATCATAAGGTATGTGGGCGGCAACATAAAGTGTGCCTGTTAtccacattttactttttaattacacAGTATGAACATGGTTGGTAAAACCCTACTTcccaaacttcagttttgtctcccAGTGCTATACCCCGCAGAaacacagtatttacaaaaaatactccagactttaatttatttctcctttccacTAAAAAGAACCAGTTGTAAATCCTGGGTCATATTACAAAGTgttagcagtttttttttttttttttttgtttttttttacattttccctaatgtactgtatgtaacatTTCAAATTGAAATCTTTGAATATATCCTGTCAGGCAGTCACTTACTCAGTGTGAGAGTAATCATTTGAGAGTGACAGCATCTGTCAGACTAGTGAGgcttaacaaaaaaacaaactcacaacTCCCAAATTTGAGCGGGCAGGCATGGCCGTCCATCGGGAAGTTCATCAGACGCATGGGGCACTCTGCATTTATAGTTAATCTGTCAGAATAGAGACGAGTTGGAAGACATGTTTGCTTTACACCGGTCAGCCATAACAATAAAACCAGtcaccagttttaatgttttaatgaactCTGTGGAGATGAATACGTAATGGTATTTCTTGTTATATCCTGGCAATATGTAATATCTTgttgaagagaaaaatgtaactgtacCTCTCAGCAggtaacaaaaaacagaagttaagaatatggattaaaaaaagctCTTGAACTTaatcaaatgttttaaagtaAAGTGGATCCACCTAGataatctgattattttaataaatctgtttctgtGCCATCAGTAACTCTAGGGGCATTTTTTTCGTCCCACATATGTCCTTTTGGACCAAAGctggagtcatgtttgtttgaatCGCTATCCAGGCCTGTTTTCAGTATCAGATGGCACATATCTTGTTTTTGGAATGGCACCcctcatttcttttcatgtctgtgcataTTCTTGgatgcttgtttgtttgatttgcttTCCAGGTCTGTGCTCTATTCCGGTCTTGGCTGGGTTTGGAGCTCACTGTCCAGCACTGTTACCTCATGGTGTAGAGGATAGTTCCGTTCTGCATGATGCGAAACAGCTTGTTGGGGGTGGTCATGTTGTGAGAGATCGACCTCTTGCCATTCCGGAAAAAGGTGTCCGGCGTCCAGATCTTGCTGACCATCAGGTTGTTGAGCCGCAGGATCTCAATGGGGCCCTCAAATTTCAACCGTTCATCAATCCATGTCTGACGAAAGAACACATCCATGGTGTATTCCTGGACGGGGGTTAGAACATGGTTAAGGATTTATTTACTACTATTATAGCCACTCCTACTACTGGGGCTGCTTCTGCTCCTGCCACCACTATCTCCACTACCCCCAGAGAGAATGGCAGATGGGTTGGAACCTGCTGGATAGAACACTGGCAatgtgatgactttttttttcttttttttttttgttccatttatGGACCATTGAATTATTTCTGCCCTGTACCAATGAAATTTTTTTAGGTTTGTGCTTATTTATAAATTTTGGATTCAAGAaatttaattattgttatttatttaaagggaCTCATATATGGAATTATTAGATACTACCAAGTCCATgtaggacacagacacactgtaacCTCATGAAAATATCCCCAAGATGATGTCTCTTTATAATGTATATGAAATTCCCTCAAAAGCCAATGCAATTTAAACTGATACCAAAAcataaatatctttttattCAATGGTTTTAGGTTATCTTCTcttttatcttatcttttaTGGAATACCAGGtctggaaatgaaatgaattaattaacaGATTGATGATTAACtcattaaatatgtatatatattattttatctaCAGAGTCAGCATAAAAGCTACAGTACAAGTCCATTCTGGATGCTTTTTAGATCAAATGGATAGCCTTGCTGCTCTGAAGAGCCTTTTACATACCTCTCTATTGAACTGCCACCAGCATATCACATGGCAGTTCATGTAGGCTTTCGATGCCGTGAAACGGTATCGAAAGCCTAAAGCCTAAACAGTGTAGAGTACAAGACACATACAGTGCTCAGCCTATCCCATGACAGGAGTAGCCAGCCTATCCCGTCCCAACATCAgccagatctctctctctctctccctctctgacgGGGGGATTGTCAACCAGATTAAAATCCTAAGCTGCACTAATGACATCCTGCCCAAATGCTGGAATAATGAAGGCTAAGAGAAACCATGACTTGAAGCTATATGCACAGAGTTACGGGGAAAACTGTACATATTCTCTCTCGTGTTCATACAATGACACCGACTTAACAAGTGATGaaacaaatgtatgtatgtgaacaTCGGTTAAGTAGCCTATGTAGCCTATATCAGTTTTTCAGCGGTCAGTATGGTTTACATACCATCTCAACATCTGAAACAGGTCCAAAGCTGGTGACAAAGATGTCAGTTTTAACCTCTGTAACTGGACCTACAGCAGAGGGATAAGTAGTTGCTttgacaaagacacaaacaacaactttggatcacacattttcatgtttttcaaaatataaagcCGTTAAAAGTAAAGTTATATTTAATGTGCAGCCCATACACAGAGCAAAATAGCAACTGAAAACCAAATTCCtttaaaggacaaaaacaagaccatGAAATTGATTCTAAGTTGATTCTCAAATTCAGTTTCCAGTTGTTCGCTGGTAATTTTGTcaaaactgtgtaaaaaaaagatACTGAAATATTACTCTACtatactgtaatactgtaataACATTAGTTGAAAATGATGCACGCACAACTACTGGAGCAAAACTTTATCTTCTGAGAAAAGGAAGATGAATCCAATCATTTTTGAGgcaatataatataaaaaatgcaTTATGACACGATCATTAGCATACCTCCAAAGCCGGGTCGCAGCCTGTTGTCATAGCCATCCAGTAATCTATCCAGTATACGCGTAATGTTATCCAAATAGATACTGGTCTCACTGTGTTGATTTCCCCAAACACTGCTCGCACTGTAACTGAAGTACATATgcactaatgaaaaaaaaatatttcagcagataagaaaacagtgtaaaatacaGAGTTTCTGTGGATGCACAGCCATCCACAGTCTTTGGTTGCCGTGCGTAAAAGTAGGAGAAGATACAGAGGAAAGAGTTGTCATACTCACCAAGACAGAAATAAGCAAGTTAAAATGAAAGCCATGCCTCGCAAACACCCCACAACTAGAAATCCCTGGTCAACTTTCAAAATCAGCATATTGCATCACGTAAAAGCATGGTTAAACGCGAGTCAGGTCTTCTTTGAGTTGTGAACCGTGCGAGGATATCGCGCCAGTCCAGAACGACTTGACTTCCCCTCTAGTGCGGTTGCGCCCGCCTCAGCCTGAATCGCTCAGTTGGAAAAACCTGAAGAGTTTTGAagagagtggagaggagggACGAGGGGGGCACTAACATCAACCGAACAGGGCATTTTACAAGAAATACGCTGGTCTCGTGTTCAACTTGGATATTTAGAAAATGCTTCTGTTTGATGGAAAATAATGGCGGTTACTGTGCCTATTTGATTAAGAAGGCTTGAAGAGAAAAGCGATGAAGAGAAATagaaacagagaggggagggagaagcGGAGAGAGAAGCTTGCACAAATACAGTACTATCATATCAATGGACAGCCTCTGACCTTTTGAATGCAGcataatttttaaatgatataattTTGCTACCGCCTTCTCAGCTTTTGTTACCTGTGTGTGagcgcgcatgtgtgtgtatgagagagagaaagagagagagaaagagagagagagagagagagagagagagagagactacagGGCTCGGCCatgcacagacagaaaattgCTGCTAGAGATAAAACATGATGAACTGTGATTCATATAGTGGTTGGGTGGTTGAGTGGAGTGGGTGGTAGATACATTTGGTGCAACTTCAAATCCACAATATCCATAGACCAAGAGCAAGGGGAAAATACCACACTGTCAAAGTCAGCTATTCCTGCTGGGCTGACATGAGTTTATTTCTGTTGCACAAACACAATTCAGGAAATTCCATCATTTTCACGGGTGCTCAGTGAAGTTGAGCTCGCAGGGGCGCATCCAGCAATGTGCACACCCAACAACTACTGGGTTATGgcacagagacaaaagagaaaggCAAATGTTAATCCTTGCTGGCCAAGTTCAAAAGTCggatttgtcacattttttagtCATTGCAGGTTAAAGGTTGGATGAAAAAAATTTGTACCAGTCTTCCATTCAATATGAGGATAATTTGAAGAAAAGGTTGGTGAAGAAATAAGAAAGCAAACATTGTGTGGGAGGGACCTTTTGACTGAGCTACCCTTTGTGACTTAAAAGATGATTATAACTTTTGTAATGCACATAACTTATCTAACCCTAACTTCAccttaaactgaaaaaaaaaaaaaaaagatacaatgTTTTGATGTTACAACTTCGCCGAATGTCTTCTCTATGCTATGTGTCCATTGATCAATGAACTAGAATACTTTATTTCACCAGAGCATTACTTTTTCACCACGAGTGGTATCATAGTCATATTATCAATAATTTGtgtgagggaaaaaatataGGATGTTCTTCTGACAGCGTTCAAACGTGGAGACTGATTACGCAACATAATCCTTCAACTCTGGTCTCTTTGTACTCAAAACACAAGTTATATAATGATctcaaaatatgatttaaatcataTGCAAACGACAATGGGTCACTTTCAGATCAAGTGCGTCCAGAGTTAGTCCTTTCAAAGGAGATGAGACATTACTGCGATGTATCTGGTGAATGGAGAGATTCTTCTTGGTTTTCACCGAAAACCTCTGGGTATTGGAAGATTTAGTACTataatcatagaaaaaaataggaaGTTCAGTAGGATTTCAAGTTTACATAAGGTAATTAGAATTTGCATTTCCTCATGTTCTACACGGACAGAGAACATGTGTATTCCTTGGAGAATTCAGAGTGAAACAGCCTCTTATGGTGCAACACTACAGAGGAGTTCATTTGTATGGTCTGTTATTCAGGGACATAAAAGATGCTTGTAACCTTTCTGGGTTTACTGGGGATCAGTACAcatcttttgatatttttttttctctgtagtcCCTCCAACCCACCATCCAAGGGTTGCAGTAGTAGAAGAAATAGAACGTAGTAGCCTAGCAGTAGTAGGAATACAAGTGGCAGGTGTAACATTAATTTAATAGCAGTAGGAATAGCAGGGGTGGTAGacatagtagtagtagcagttgCAATTGTAGGAAAAGCAGAAGCGGCAATAGTCACAATATAAACTAAAGTAGACATTGCCGGTAGACATTCTTCTGACCCCAATGCTGTGATCAACTTGATCTTATCAACCATGGGGTCAACTCATCTGATCAACCGCAGCGCACTGACCATGAAAGGCTCCTGACCTGATTCACTTTGTTGACATTAGCTGAGGTTGTGAATGGGCCAGGGCAAGAATGAACTTTATTCTATTCCTCATTGTTGTGAATGTGCTCCGCATGCAATACAATGGCCTCTGACGTCACGAGCAAGCAGTGGCCCATGTATATAgtgtacacatacactcacGCGCCCACACTCACATGGCCAGGCAAGAGCCGTTACTCTCTAATCCACCTCTATAGCTGGTAGTTTTAAGTATCGTGCACTGGACACACCTACACAGACATTATTAAACTCTGCTTTTTAGGCATGTCACCCATTACTAGGGTCTATTCACTATTCACACAAAATTGGCACAGTGCAATACAGAATTCATACTTGATACTGACAGAGGTTTGCAGCCATACAATATTTTCCTAGATGTACAGGTTTCCTGGCTGGTCAGTTGTCTGACTGGTTAGCTAAATGGCCAGTTGATAGAATGGTCGGCTGAGTACCTAGATGCATCCCCTAAACGGCtggatgactgactgactgactgactgactgactgacgtGTAGACAGCTATTAAAATGTAATGCCCGTCTTCCTGACTGGATCACTGTCTTCTTAGACACCGAGCCTTGAAGCAAGTGTGCTCTGTCTGTCACCGGCCAAACATTTACAATAAGTGCCTCAGAGAGTACAGAAGCAGATGGTTACGCTGGCTAAATTGGGAGCTATGTAAATGCAGATGATCATATGAAACAGATGTTAATCCTACAACCTGAAAGTCAATTGAGATAATAGTCGGCTCAGGTGAATTCTTTTACCAGTCTTATTGATTATCCTGCCAGAGCCAACATATTCTGACGTCTTGTTCTCTATTCTGCAATTGGTGATTAGGTTTTAAAGCCTATGTCAAGTGAACAGTGTTAAATAATGGGAGGTCATTATGTCTAATAGACAATATTTCCACAAAATATAACCACTGAACCATTCATTAGACCTAAGGTCTGAATTGAGATGAAAAAGGTGCAGTGATTATGATGGATTGCAATTAGGTATGCTTCATTCCATGAGAACAATACACCTCATATGCCAGGATGCGTAGCAATTCAATTATGTCAATTTAGGAAGTACAATTACTTTGGGAAGATAAGGGAACATACTTCAAAATCCAATGTGTTTTGATGAAGAAATAAGCCTTCAATAGGAGTTTGTTAATTAGTTCATTATTCAACAAAATAggatttaattaaacattttatgataTGTACTCTGTATTTGATTCCCCATAACACATATCACAGCCCCTCAAGCAGCCGGGTGCGGAGCCAGCAGATTATTGCAAGAAACTTTCCAAAACTTGCTGACCTTTTGAGGGAAGAGGATCTCTCGGATGGCAGAACCAGAGTGGGTGGGGGTTGTTAAACTTTATACTCAGTGCTAGTCATTCAGACTTTTCTTCGGAAAACACTGGACTGCCACTGACATACACAAGAACGTGatgtgaggaaaagaaaaaagctgtagaaacagaaggggaaaaaaaagaaaggacaacCTCTGTTGCGTAAGGTGTGAATGTTCAGAATGTTTTACTGTACATCTTTtgttcagcaccatggacagttCCAATATCCAATGTATTTTTGTTACACTGAAGTACTATACACAATGACAATACAAAGTCACTACTAACATACTAGTACCCCGTACCTCACAGTACCTCTTACACACTTCACCACTTCGTTCCTTGTTATTACCCAAAAAAGCGCATTGTCTAAACTCATTTCTGGCCACACCACAGTGCTTCTATAAATACACAATATCTCCCACGTGAGATGGACCCACTGTACTTCACGAGCCTCACCATGTGGTATCTATGGTAACCACTTACAGTAGGAGAAACTCAGCATGTGTGGTGgaatgtgtatctgtgtgtgcttgtgtgtatttctggAGTATTAAGAACCAAATGTCTTCACAAGAATAGAAAGGTGAGGAACTTCTGGTCAGTGCTTCTAAAAGCGACGGGAATACAGTCACAGTGTGGGTTTAGGGTAAAGTTAGAATTAAGTTTAGGTTAGTGTAAGTTCAGGTGAGCCAGTACGTAGTGGTTAGAAAGGCTGAGGGTTAAGACTTAGGTGTGTGGGCTAGGTAGTGGGAGAAGGTCCAGAGTTAGGGGTTAGGAAATAAACGTAGGCAATGAAAATGTGCTGGTTAGAGGATATGTATTGGTTGATTATGTGCATGTGGTTAGTGGCTGGATGAACATACCgtatgtgtttgtaaatgtgtctgCATCAGAAACCGGATTGCTTAAGACCCACATTAAAACGTAGTGATCTGAAAACTTTGGGACTCAGCCTGGGTATaagtctttttctctcattccaACC containing:
- the gabra6b gene encoding gamma-aminobutyric acid receptor subunit alpha-6 codes for the protein MLILKVDQGFLVVGCLRGMAFILTCLFLSCYSASSVWGNQHSETSIYLDNITRILDRLLDGYDNRLRPGFGGPVTEVKTDIFVTSFGPVSDVEMEYTMDVFFRQTWIDERLKFEGPIEILRLNNLMVSKIWTPDTFFRNGKRSISHNMTTPNKLFRIMQNGTILYTMRLTINAECPMRLMNFPMDGHACPLKFGSYAYPISEIVYTWKKGPLSSVEVPQESSSLLQYDLIGQTVSSERLKSNTGEYVIMTVHFHLQRKMGFFLIQTYIPCIMTVILAQVSFWINKESVPARTVFGITTVLTMTTLSISARHSLPKVSYATAMDWFIAVCFAFVFSALIEFAAVNYFSTLQANRELRKAAAMKAAAQEAAAAAAAPAAAAGIDGEVSSVDTSSVLKKRMNSAPLFDRPAKTFPNPPVNAQAFLQQGSAVPANNVLTGTSIIDKYSRILFPLSFGAFNLVYWIVYLTKDTMEMSR